A region from the Sorex araneus isolate mSorAra2 chromosome 6, mSorAra2.pri, whole genome shotgun sequence genome encodes:
- the IL5 gene encoding interleukin-5: protein MKMILRLSLLALGAAYACAFSIDKTMNGLVAETLTLLSTHQTLLTSNETLWIPNFEHKNHLLCIEEVFQEIDYLKNQTAQGETVEKLFQNLFLIKEMIKNRKCCRTEKSKVKPFLDYLQEFLGVINSELPMESDNLNGCSS from the exons ATGAAAATGATTCTGCGCCTGAGTTTGCTCGCCCTGGGGGCAGCCTACGCTTGTGCCTTCAGTATAGACAAGACCATGAACGGGCTGGTGGCAGAGACCCTGACTCTTCTATCCACACACCAAACACTGCTGACCAGCAATGAG ACCCTGTGGATTCCTAATTTTGAACATAAAAAT CACCTACTGTGCATTGAAGAAGTCTTTCAGGAAATAGACTACTTGAAGAACCAAACTGCACAAGGAGAGACTGTGGAAAAACTGTTTCAAAACTTGTTTTTGATTaaagaaatgatcaaaaat AGAAAGTGTTGCAGAAcagaaaaaagcaaagtaaaaccaTTCCTGGATTACCTGCAGGAGTTTCTCGGCGTAATAAATTCTGAGTTGCCAATGGAAAGTGACAACTTAAATGGCTGTTCCAGCTAA